atataaaggaaatgatgctttgcagcaacagtttagggaaggcctctccagtagcctgcacagagccctgaccttggCCTCACTTAACAAccttgaaatgaactggaacatcaactgaggctttcttgaccaacataagtgtccagccatacaaatgctcttttgcctggatggacacaaattcccacagacatacttcaaagtcttctgAAAAGCAGCTCTTAAAAGAGCTCACAGAGGTCAATGTATTAATAGCAGttggttttaaaataggatgtccaacaagttcatggtcaggtgtccaaatactttcactCATGTAGTGAAactcagggtgtgtgtgtgtgtgccgttaACAACACACTCCAGATATTTCTCTGTATGGAATTCCAAGTATGCCATTTCAGCTCTGCTTGTATAAAGACCTCTTACACAACTCATTCAGCACTGACAATAACACACtgtatgaacacacacactgtgtttgtgtgctgaatGAATGGGTCTGCATGTTATTGTGACTgactgagtgtgagtgtgtgtgtgtgtgtgagtgtgtgtgtgtgtgtgtgtgtgtgtgtgtgtgtctgtatatcaCAAACCTTTTTGTCTTCAGCTCCCATCTGGTTCATGAGCATGGCAACGTTGTCCGTGTTCCACTCCCACGAGTGGCTGGTGAAGTACTCCAGCACCATCATGGCCTTGTGAAGGCGCGTGATCGTCTTCATCATCCTGCATCACCAGGGAAACGGTTTTAGAGAACAACCAGAACAATCGTGTCTTCTCATGGCACATGAACATAAACTGATGGTAAAAATGTTGAGAAACAGCACAACAACTACAAAGGAAATTCAACCCCAGGAACTTTCCATTAAAATCCCATTACATCTGCGCCATACTCCATGCATGATTACTTCAATTGACAGTACGTTCATGCTGTGTAGAAATGCGGAAGAATTGGACTGTAGTCAAAAAGAAGTGAATTTTTCCATGGATGATGttgataataattttaatagttCTGACATCATGCATCAGATctgataatgtaatgatttaaaCAGTTTAGAGCTCTTAGGAATCTTTGCTTCCATAAACCACAAGCGACTTCAGACCAACACCAGCATGTAACTGTAAAACAAGGGTTACTAcctaattgtttttgttttgtttatttaaaggttTAACCCCATGTCAACACACTGGGTTACATGTATGGCATTATgaatactgtgtaaaaaaaaacccttaagcaTCCTCCTGCATTACTCCATGACACCACCAGCATCAAATTAACACTATGAAACTACGCAGCCAAAAAAGCTGGACGATTGATTCTAAACAGCTGGTAAATctataccacacacacatgcaccacaaaaaagaaaagtagCCAAAACGTCATGGCTCTGGGATCTTACCGAGGCTTCTGCCCTGTAAGCCACAGATAGGCGTCGTACAGCAGGGCAGGAAGGGTGTGGCTCACTGTCGTCCAGTACCGATTGGTAAAGGGGTTGGAGCGCAGGTTAACATTGGGCCGTCTGAAGGCTTGCTCTAACGGGTTGGTCTTGAATGTCATGTTTATACAGTTTTCTGCAGAGAGGAAATACAGTACAACGTTTAAACAGGAGCATGTGGGACAGGATGAGAGACACAGTGAGAGCGAAAGTGCAGAACCCAGCGCAGGTCTGAGCTCTGCATTTTCAACTTTTGTCACACATTAGCATCCTAGTGTGACTTTACCTTTCACCCATCAaatgtacactacatggccaaaagtatgcggacactttctccaattgcttgtttattcttttcaCTAATTAgaacttttagtttaaattacttttgggtatgtatgatttgtgtaaatctaaTTCATTCAAATCATTCTCCAGTCCACCCAAGATAGagggatggaggtccctgctgtgTCTGGTACCTctcaagataagataagatgagattttgagggagttttttcttgccctgtcacccttggcttgttcaacaggggtttttggtctgtcggtcctggattctgtaaagttgctttgagactgtctattgtaaaaaataaaaaaaaagaagctatacaaataaatttgacttgacttctaATAATCGGGTTCATATGTTTAATCACATCATCCTAAcaggtgtttaaaataaataatacactttcaattatatgtttgtttgtttattaggactttaacgtcatgttttatacttttggaaagggggctaacaaagcatgcagagaaacagatggactacagtcagtaattgtagaactacaaagtgcttctatattgtaagtggagctgataaaatggacagtgtgtgtagaaacaaggtggtggttttaatgttatggctgatcggtgtatgtcacaTTGGGTATTTATGGTAAATATATGAGTGGCTGTTAATTAAAGCCTATTTTTTGAATtgggatttccaacaagctaatggttgGGAGGATATAGTTTCTGTATAGTCAGTAAATATACATTGTGAGCTTGTATGTAGCTTTTGTCATTTTAAAGACGACCACAAAGCAAACAGCTCCTCTGTGAGACACGTCAGCACTCTCAGAACTGAAATTTAGGACACGGTTTGTTTGCTTCACCTATAAAAAGAAATGAGAACTCAAAAGAATGCAGCCCACATCAGAATGCATGAAGAGTGGACCTGCTCATGAATAGCTGTTTGCTTACCGACAGTGAGTGTCCTATCTTATTCAGACTTTATGATTCAGCCTCGTCTGTGCACGCAGGTGTAAAAGCTCGCTGTTTCAGTGCAAGATGAATACCTGAACTTGGCATCATAACTCGAAATCCGAGGACAGTAGTGGGTCTTGAATTTTGCTTCTTTTTTCCCCTGGCCTTACTTTTCCtgcttttgcttttattttcaaAGCCAAGGTTAAATACTTTGTAAACGAATGAAGTTGCACATAGTACTCACTCACAGGTATTACGTACACTAGTATTATAAGCACATGAATGCTCAAAGTGAACTCTGAAGTATGACGAGAATTCTTACCGACTTCTCCCCAGTGAAATGGATTAATTGCCCCAGTCGTGCAGTTGTACACCAACAGACTTCTCGGCCTGCAAAAAATTTTGTTCAGTTGGGTTGTTATTGACTTTGTTTAAACCCTGTTTTGCTCCATGGTTGTTTGATTCTCTTACTGTTAGTCCAGTGGGCTACAACATGCAAATCTTAACATGGTCCATGTGATTTGTGTACCTGCAATTGGAGATGcagcgtgtgtttgtgttatgagAGTAAAGGTTTGTAGATGCACCTTATGGACCTTGTTCAtaacgcactcactcactcactatagaccatttcaaatgaatattcatgagTCCAGGAAGTGACGTAGATGTTCCTAAGACGCTTCCGCTTGGTGGTAAACAGCGCTCAGAACAACAGCGATTGAGCACAACTGCTTCCATTCTTTTGCGTTAGTTCAGGTCTGATTTATTGACAGTATGTCTAAATTAAAGTTAGGACCGTGTTGTTCGGTTGGCGGATGTTCCCTCAGGCCAGGTACAAACTTGCTTTCAGAAATTAAGGTGAACAGATTTCAAAAAGAACGCACAGCGAAACGCTTGGATTGCTGCTGTAAATAGAGACGACTGGATACCCACCATCAactcttataataaatgtaatatatattatttcataataaataatatatacataataaatgtccctgacgtttagcttacgtgtattaaaatacgcaggcgcttaatatttgtattaatagaacagaataaacatGAACCTAACATTAGCCTTAAAAAGTTAACATTTTCCCTAGAATACGATTTAAAAGCCATAACTTTATAGGACTATATTTTGGGTAAATGTCACTATATGGAATTAAATTAACAGCTTAATTAGCTGCAataattagcttagcttaattattaaatgacacgcagacctgtaaagaaacattgttctacttttgtaatacaaaaagtaaacataCTATTTATGAATTCATtgtgcttactgtaaaatatttcatgtatttccagttaggctataaaaaaatcgttttagcattagctaatatgttctaattcagatgatacgtaattcactgtggtttgtcatatttttatcatattataatagctcttagctcaacagacacaaaaggggagatgacacaataattattttaataattaattgtatgcgTTCAAACTGCGGTATGCTTTCACTGCCTCTCTGGTGTAAACACGCTCCGTTTCAACAAGGTAGTGACACACGGCTGGGTATGTTACATGAATGTTACCTCAGGCAAACGTTTTATGTCAGCAGAAAAACACTGTCTTCTTAAATTCTCCTCAAAAGGGGCTGGTAAAGATACTTGATGATCTATCATTAATTTCTGCTTATATCGCGTTTGTTCCGCGTTCGGGAGACTCGCAAAGTACGAGCTCGTCATGTTGACAgctggatggatgtttaaaaGTGGCGCTACCGGAAAGGCGAAAGGACCAgacatgcgcagtagcgttgttattgtttaccctCATTGAAACGGTCTATATGAGAAGCACTGAAGCGATGAGGGCGGGGTGGGCAAGTGTTCTTCactttgaaaaaaaaactttatttcagaGCCCTTTGAAGCTCCAAAGCTTTAACGAGAATCAAAGGGCAAAGGCAGTTGTTTGGTTTCTTCCTAGCTGGAAAGGGTAAAGGGAGGACTGTGAAAATAATGATCATTACGTGTGCAGGCGTTCCACTGACCTGGTGTGTCTTTGTgagcctgaataccaagcggcGGTCAGGGTGGTGTTGATGACCACGTCGACTGGCACGAGATCAGCGACGGCGCTGTTGGACGCCCTCATGGTGCGCAGGATGCCCTTCCCTGCCTGCACAAACACAACAGATTTACAAAAACGCCCTCACAGTGTCAGTCGATCTACTGAAAATCTGACAGGAAGCTCACCATTATcatgctaataaataaaacaagaccGCTTACGGCTATGAAGATTCCACTGGGTCCGTTGAAATTGTCTATCCAGCCCTAACGTGGAAACGAATTCCAGAATCACAACAACAATCACAGACACACAGTATTGCTCTAGTAATGCCAAGGTCACATGGTATGAGGTGACAGCAGCGTGAGAGATATTTACAGGGAAGGGCTCTTTCCAGCTGGCTCCTACTATGGAAGGTCGGACGATGGCTACGTTGAGGTTCCCACATTCCTGTTGTACCAGGTACTCTGCCAGGGCTTTGGTATACGTGTATGTGTTAGGCCGTTCGCCAAGCAGCTTTGGGGTGATCAGACTGACCAGTTCATCGTCCATCCATCTGCACAGAAAACACAAGACTGCACATGACATTTCATACAGAGCAAAAGTCATAAAGTGTGCATTCTCAGTCATAAAGTTAAgctgtgtgtgcgagtgtaaaTGCAGTTTTAAAGGTCACATGTTTTGTGGAAGTTTTGAGACTCATTTgggaattaaaaaaacaattgtgGTTGTTGTAAGtgaatttgttttttattaatccCTTCTTGAAATAACACTTTAGCTGCTTAACTGGGTTCTCTCTTGCTATATATTGCACTGaagacctagtgagctgccttgctgcctgctgcctactgcctaggcagctgcctaactTACaagtcagattatttagatgcactccTTGAAGGTGATTACATCACCACATTTACGCTTACTAAGCTAGTACTGTTAGCCTCcggtcattcaaaccaatggggtGAGGCAGCACAACCAGCTAGCATggcagctaacatctccctctgtgtactgaaAATGGTCAATTGTCACTGACCAGCCtggatttgcaaataaattcattaaaaatcaattagaatttttttgtacatttgaaaagaactcctctggttgctctgcattcatctgccatatttgtcatttttgtgagaaaagttgtgctgcactgaatgctgggattgccttcaacgctaaggaagcatcagatgctccctcgttattcagtcagattatcacttcgAAATAatgcaccttagtaggcagcaaaGTATCAGAACAGAGACATGTCTTCTTCTCGGGGGCCGCACGtagaatgatgtaaaatgcatttttattgcattttactctCAGCCCCAAGTTCTTTGAATTtgtaagaaaaaaagagaagaaatatGTAGATATTTTAAGAATGACTTACTCCAGTGTGTCTATTAGCCTTCTGTAATCGACAGGTGGTTGGTAGACAACCTCCTCGATGAGCTCGCGGTCACAGTTAGCGTAGGCCGTGGAGACGTGAATAAACACCTCCAAGTTCTTCATCCTGTGTGCCAGTTTTAGCATCTTCTGTGTGGCCAGCACGTTCAGCTGCATGGCGTCTCTAatcaacacaaacacaattctAACTGCAAAGCTTTAATAGTAGGAGCTGAACTCATAAAGACATAAATGTGGAGACtctttgggggtgggggggataCAAGATACGGACCTGTACCACAAACATTTATCAGGTCAACATAGCTTAAGATTTGGACTGCACAAAGTCTAAATTGAAACAGATTCTTATTAATTTCCAAATAATGAGCACTAATGAGCAATTATTGAGCTAAATACATGATTCAACTATGTCCATGTTTTAAAGGGGAACCAGAGCTACTGGCCTGGCCGGGCACAACTgtctgtgcctgagggaggttGAAAAGTATTTTGCCGCAACTGTGTGCAAATGtcccctctgctgtctggttgaagAACCTGCACTAACTGCCCCGacatttttggaaagtgttgcatGCATCAAATTAGGAATTtgcatgtatttttatttcatttcaatcaAATGCTTTAGCCTGGTCGGGAATGCAGCAGGTCCGGTTTCAATGAGAATCACTGGATGAAAAgcgggaataccctggacagggcgccaatccactgCAAGGCTTCAGCCACCCAGACAtatgccaatcatgtctgtgtagttgCCCAACCGACTGataacactgctgagatctaAACCTGGATTATCTCATTTAAAgctgtgcattaaaaaaaattgccaCGCCACCCAATAGTAGCATATTTTtacaaaaaatccataaagttTATTGAGTATTTGCAATCCAAAAGCTGTTTTACTATAATTTAAATAGATATAGGATAATTTACAAGTTAGACTAACATAAAAAGTCTGGCTGTTTTGTTCTATGGGTTTAATGAAGAAGGGTATCATTTTAATTGGGTTTAGCATCATCCCTGCCAAAAAAAGCACAACacatatttaaaacaattaatttattaatttagggATTAATGTTATTCAAACCCTGTACCACCAACAAACCCCCCTGCACCTCCTGAAATGAATAAcctgttttaccacctttaGCAGCATTGAAACAAACACTTCACTTTTCCGTTGTCTCTCGTTTATACTGgttgtcttttttatttacactttaatcAGAAGAGATGACCTTGATCAACAGTAAATTCGTTAGTAAACAGTGACAGGGCGAGAACATGAAGAAATATAAAAGGTCACGTCTTACTTGAGGGGTTCGTTAAAGCGGATGGTGGCGGCGCAGTGGAACACAATGTTGATGCAGTCAGTCAGCGTGTTCTGGTCCTCTTTACTCAGGTTTAAGTCGGGCTGTGTCAGGTCACTGTTCACCGCCACGATCTTCTCTGCAAAATCTGGCTGCTCCACTTTTAATCTGTCGAAGAGCTGAGGCATGCACAGTAAAGAGCACATTCAATAATCTATAGTCCAGCCAGGTCAGCCATGAAAACATGATTTTTTTCCATCTAT
The nucleotide sequence above comes from Trichomycterus rosablanca isolate fTriRos1 chromosome 8, fTriRos1.hap1, whole genome shotgun sequence. Encoded proteins:
- the far1 gene encoding fatty acyl-CoA reductase 1 isoform X5; its protein translation is MVTIPEYYTDKNVLITGATGFIGKVLLEKLLRSCPAIKSAYVLVRPKAGQSPSARITDMINCRLFDRLKVEQPDFAEKIVAVNSDLTQPDLNLSKEDQNTLTDCINIVFHCAATIRFNEPLKDAMQLNVLATQKMLKLAHRMKNLEVFIHVSTAYANCDRELIEEVVYQPPVDYRRLIDTLEWMDDELVSLITPKLLGERPNTYTYTKALAEYLVQQECGNLNVAIVRPSIVGASWKEPFPGWIDNFNGPSGIFIAAGKGILRTMRASNSAVADLVPVDVVINTTLTAAWYSGSQRHTSLLVYNCTTGAINPFHWGEVENCINMTFKTNPLEQAFRRPNVNLRSNPFTNRYWTTVSHTLPALLYDAYLWLTGQKPRMMKTITRLHKAMMVLEYFTSHSWEWNTDNVAMLMNQMGAEDKKMFNFDVRQLHWAEYMENYCMGMKQYVLNEELSGLPAARKHLNKLRNIRYTFNTVLVILIWRVFIARSQMARNIWYFVVSMCFKFLSYFRASSTMRY
- the far1 gene encoding fatty acyl-CoA reductase 1 isoform X2 — its product is MVTIPEYYTDKNVLITGATGFIGKVLLEKLLRSCPAIKSAYVLVRPKAGQSPSARITDMINCRLFDRLKVEQPDFAEKIVAVNSDLTQPDLNLSKEDQNTLTDCINIVFHCAATIRFNEPLKDAMQLNVLATQKMLKLAHRMKNLEVFIHVSTAYANCDRELIEEVVYQPPVDYRRLIDTLEWMDDELVSLITPKLLGERPNTYTYTKALAEYLVQQECGNLNVAIVRPSIVGASWKEPFPGWIDNFNGPSGIFIAAGKGILRTMRASNSAVADLVPVDVVINTTLTAAWYSGSQRHTRPRSLLVYNCTTGAINPFHWGEVENCINMTFKTNPLEQAFRRPNVNLRSNPFTNRYWTTVSHTLPALLYDAYLWLTGQKPRMMKTITRLHKAMMVLEYFTSHSWEWNTDNVAMLMNQMGAEDKKMFNFDVRQLHWAEYMENYCMGMKQYVLNEELSGLPAARKHLNKLRNIRYTFNTVLVILIWRVFIARSQMARNIWYFVVSMCFKFLSYFRASSTMRY
- the far1 gene encoding fatty acyl-CoA reductase 1 isoform X1 codes for the protein MVTIPEYYTDKNVLITGATGFIGKVLLEKLLRSCPAIKSAYVLVRPKAGQSPSARITDMINCRLFDRLKVEQPDFAEKIVAVNSDLTQPDLNLSKEDQNTLTDCINIVFHCAATIRFNEPLKDAMQLNVLATQKMLKLAHRMKNLEVFIHVSTAYANCDRELIEEVVYQPPVDYRRLIDTLEWMDDELVSLITPKLLGERPNTYTYTKALAEYLVQQECGNLNVAIVRPSIVGASWKEPFPGWIDNFNGPSGIFIAAGKGILRTMRASNSAVADLVPVDVVINTTLTAAWYSGSQRHTRSVERLHTPRSLLVYNCTTGAINPFHWGEVENCINMTFKTNPLEQAFRRPNVNLRSNPFTNRYWTTVSHTLPALLYDAYLWLTGQKPRMMKTITRLHKAMMVLEYFTSHSWEWNTDNVAMLMNQMGAEDKKMFNFDVRQLHWAEYMENYCMGMKQYVLNEELSGLPAARKHLNKLRNIRYTFNTVLVILIWRVFIARSQMARNIWYFVVSMCFKFLSYFRASSTMRY
- the far1 gene encoding fatty acyl-CoA reductase 1 isoform X3; translation: MTFVWGGSVGSTVASPLEEYYTDKNVLITGATGFIGKVLLEKLLRSCPAIKSAYVLVRPKAGQSPSARITDMINCRLFDRLKVEQPDFAEKIVAVNSDLTQPDLNLSKEDQNTLTDCINIVFHCAATIRFNEPLKDAMQLNVLATQKMLKLAHRMKNLEVFIHVSTAYANCDRELIEEVVYQPPVDYRRLIDTLEWMDDELVSLITPKLLGERPNTYTYTKALAEYLVQQECGNLNVAIVRPSIVGASWKEPFPGWIDNFNGPSGIFIAAGKGILRTMRASNSAVADLVPVDVVINTTLTAAWYSGSHRPRSLLVYNCTTGAINPFHWGEVENCINMTFKTNPLEQAFRRPNVNLRSNPFTNRYWTTVSHTLPALLYDAYLWLTGQKPRMMKTITRLHKAMMVLEYFTSHSWEWNTDNVAMLMNQMGAEDKKMFNFDVRQLHWAEYMENYCMGMKQYVLNEELSGLPAARKHLNKLRNIRYTFNTVLVILIWRVFIARSQMARNIWYFVVSMCFKFLSYFRASSTMRY
- the far1 gene encoding fatty acyl-CoA reductase 1 isoform X4, translated to MVTIPEYYTDKNVLITGATGFIGKVLLEKLLRSCPAIKSAYVLVRPKAGQSPSARITDMINCRLFDRLKVEQPDFAEKIVAVNSDLTQPDLNLSKEDQNTLTDCINIVFHCAATIRFNEPLKDAMQLNVLATQKMLKLAHRMKNLEVFIHVSTAYANCDRELIEEVVYQPPVDYRRLIDTLEWMDDELVSLITPKLLGERPNTYTYTKALAEYLVQQECGNLNVAIVRPSIVGASWKEPFPGWIDNFNGPSGIFIAAGKGILRTMRASNSAVADLVPVDVVINTTLTAAWYSGSHRPRSLLVYNCTTGAINPFHWGEVENCINMTFKTNPLEQAFRRPNVNLRSNPFTNRYWTTVSHTLPALLYDAYLWLTGQKPRMMKTITRLHKAMMVLEYFTSHSWEWNTDNVAMLMNQMGAEDKKMFNFDVRQLHWAEYMENYCMGMKQYVLNEELSGLPAARKHLNKLRNIRYTFNTVLVILIWRVFIARSQMARNIWYFVVSMCFKFLSYFRASSTMRY